The following coding sequences are from one Gemmatimonadota bacterium window:
- a CDS encoding GntR family transcriptional regulator, translating into MHSGLNLAKADPRPIYLQIIEQVRQRIALGDWPAGFGLPSIRELSAELRVSVITVKRAYFELEREGVIVTRHGIGSVVAEVPDLQDRLFEAQLQPLLETLADLAVRHQLPIEALRARLAEAIRRAEDCS; encoded by the coding sequence ATGCACAGTGGCTTGAACCTCGCCAAGGCCGATCCCCGGCCGATCTACCTGCAGATCATCGAGCAGGTCCGCCAGCGCATCGCGCTGGGCGATTGGCCCGCCGGCTTTGGGCTCCCGTCCATCCGGGAGCTGTCCGCCGAGCTGCGCGTCTCCGTCATCACCGTCAAGCGCGCCTATTTCGAGCTCGAGCGCGAAGGGGTGATCGTGACGCGCCACGGGATCGGGTCGGTCGTGGCTGAAGTGCCCGACCTGCAGGATCGGCTCTTCGAGGCACAGCTCCAGCCGCTGCTCGAGACGCTGGCCGACCTCGCCGTCCGCCACCAACTCCCCATCGAGGCGTTGCGCGCACGTCTCGCTGAGGCGATTCGCCGCGCCGAGGATTGCTCATGA